Proteins from a single region of Ogataea parapolymorpha DL-1 chromosome IV, whole genome shotgun sequence:
- a CDS encoding Kinesin-like protein bimC, which translates to MSTESISVIVRCRGRNERELQMKSPVVVRIPDQPGANQVSVNTSQDFITSQVADTRVYTVDQAFGPAADQTVFFRDVGLPLVSEFLRGYNCTILAYGQTGSGKTYTMCGDISDKEPGREAGLVPRVLCKLFECVDDDFMIKCSFVEIYNEELKDLLGDTKNARLRIFERKNSSGNGIRIDGLEEHHIRKAGEGLELLKKGLERRQTAATKMNDLSSRSHTIFSITLIQKKTDSEYQYAKMNLVDLAGSENISRSGAINQRAKEAGSINQSLLTLGRVINALVDKSSYIPYRESKLTRLLQDSLGGKTKTVLVANISPAGVDTQATTSTLEYATKAKDIRNTAQIGPLISDKVLLKELVDENYRLKLDLKATRNKEGVYLNESNYNELMINYKNLTSETEELRRQNELLTMQANENTHLLEDERKEKLKSIQSMKVMEERLSQLESALESQRSREMNVIKLTQQVIEHCNQESEEMIKSQNRYQKKLNEKLEELIMPVMQHVARSTQNDNDFGVTKLAERISEQLQAIGKEQQLLTNRILEKTEELRSFRSELDKVFAELKNQLGLLRSGISESQNNDTKFDRYLRNVFDDKPIVRNVTTESEKMIEDMKSQLVSQFSQFSKKLTQTTIEMVLNSTREKISEEQTKWIRKNSTLAETLADRNAKVLSSVDQCATSLQSHLEANVGYLNYQKAKLANLNNSVAATNTDVAEQSEKQNKVLRSYASLQSSNKELESTMGQIKESLSNLHEVLPPLKSQKTVPGLPELQKLINQPLGESKNRKTPHSSPTKRALPQPSSEKRRHTQQSK; encoded by the coding sequence ATGTCTACCGAGTCCATCAGCGTTATTGTGCGCtgccgaggacgaaatGAGCGCGAATTGCAGATGAAAAGCCCCGTGGTGGTACGTATTCCAGATCAGCCGGGGGCAAACCAGGTTAGTGTCAACACATCGCAGGATTTCATCACCAGTCAAGTTGCAGACACAAGAGTTTATACCGTGGATCAAGCCTTTGGTCCTGCCGCCGATCAAACAGTATTTTTCCGCGATGTTGGCCTGCCACTGGTCAGTGAGTTTCTGAGGGGCTACAATTGCACGATATTGGCCTACGGTCAGACTGGATCGGGGAAAACGTACACCATGTGTGGAGACATCAGCGATAAAGAACCAGGAAGAGAAGCAGGGCTTGTTCCGCGCGTGCTCTGCAAATTGTTTGAATGCGTCGACGATGATTTCATGATCAAGTGCTCGTTTGTTGAGATTTACAACGAGGAATTGAAGGATCTGCTTGGAGATACAAAAAATGCGCGTCTTCGCATCTTTGAGCGCAAAAACTCGTCTGGAAACGGTATCAGGATTGACGGTCTTGAGGAGCATCACATTCGGAAGGCCGGAGAAGGtctggagcttttgaaaaaggGCTTGGAACGTCGGCAAACCGCTGCTACCAAAATGAATGATTTATCCAGTCGCTCGCACACAATTTTTAGTATCACATTGATCCAAAAGAAAACTGACTCTGAGTACCAGTACGCCAAAATGAACCTTGTGGATCTGGCTGGGTCTGAGAATATTAGCAGGTCAGGAGCGATAAACCAGCGTGCAAAAGAAGCTGGATCCATTAACCAGTCGCTTCTCACATTGGGCAGAGTTATTAATGCCTTAGTCGACAAAAGCAGTTATATTCCGTACAGGGAATCTAAACTGACACGTTTGCTGCAGGACTCGcttggaggaaaaacaaaaacagTACTAGTTGCCAACATCTCTCCTGCGGGCGTGGATACACAGGCTACCACAAGCACTTTAGAATATGCTaccaaggccaaggatATCCGAAATACAGCACAAATAGGGCCTTTAATATCAGACAAAgtgctgctcaaagagcttgtCGATGAGAACTATCGTCTGAAGCTTGACTTAAAAGCTACAAGGAATAAGGAAGGAGTGTACTTGAACGAGTCCAACTATAACGAGCTCATGATTAATTACAAAAATCTCACCAGTGAGACAGAGGAACTAAGACGTCAGAATGAACTTTTGACGATGCAAGCCAACGAGAACACACATCTTCTAGAAGACGAAAGAAaggaaaagctcaagagcaTACAGAGCATGAAAGTCATGGAAGAAAGACTTTCTCAACTAGAAAGTGCGCTGGAAAGTCAGCGATCTCGGGAAATGAACGTGATCAAGCTAACACAGCAAGTCATTGAGCATTGCAACCAGGAGTCAGAGGAAATGATAAAAAGTCAGAACCGGTatcagaaaaagctgaatGAGAAGCTTGAGGAGCTGATAATGCCAGTGATGCAACATGTTGCGAGAAGTACACAGAATGACAATGATTTTGGCGTCACCAAACTGGCTGAGAGGATTTCTGAACAACTGCAAGCCATTGGAAAAGAACAGCAATTGCTTACAAACCGCATCCTGGAGAAAACCGAAGAGCTACGTTCTTTTAGAAGCGAGCTGGATAAAGTGTTTGCTGAACTCAAGAACCAGCTGGGCCTATTAAGATCAGGAATCAGCGAGTCACAAAATAACGATACCAAGTTCGATCGCTATCTACGTAATGTTTTTGACGATAAGCCAATTGTGCGAAATGTGACCACTGAATCAGAAAAGATGATAGAAGATATGAAATCCCAGCTTGTGTCTCAATTCTCgcaattttccaaaaaaCTAACGCAAACAACTATCGAAATGGTACTTAATTCCACGAGGGAGAAAATTTCCGAGGAGCAGACTAAATGGATCCGGAAGAATTCCACTCTTGCGGAAACTTTGGCAGACCGTAACGCCAAAGTGTTGTCATCGGTTGATCAGTGCGCAACCTCTCTTCAGTCGCATCTGGAGGCCAACGTGGGGTACCTGAATTACCAAAAAGCCAAGCTCGCTAATCTGAACAACTCAGTAGCAGCCACCAATACAGATGTGGCCGAACAATCTGAGAAACAAAACAAGGTGCTCAGGTCCTACGCATCGCTACAATCGTCAAACAAAGAACTCGAATCGACAATGGGCCAGATAAAAGAAAGTTTATCGAACCTCCACGAAGTTCTACCTCCCTTAAAATCGCAAAAGACTGTGCCAGGACTTCCAGAGTTGCAAAAACTAATCAACCAGCCCCTGGGCGAATCAAAAAATCGCAAAACACCGCATTCCTCGCCAACAAAAAGAGCCCTGCCTCAGCCGTCTTCCGAAAAGCGTAGACACACACAGCAGAGCAAATAA
- a CDS encoding Transport protein particle (TRAPP) complex subunit, with translation MSKIASGYDPAAGPRTTGTTTVIRPRSSIYDRNLHRARHDISVSSLSFLFMEMVSMNLNQAKSLIELERKLNNLGYSIGTKVLELASLRENFSNNLTSSGKSNMSKREIKVLEILHFITSVIWPSLFEKPADNLEKSSESNCQYMIIDNAPVLMKYISVPKEYEGLNCEAFVAGIVEGILDSTFFKCEVSAHTVPVDGHLGRTVYLINFDEELIARETQ, from the coding sequence ATGTCCAAAATCGCTTCCGGTTACgatccagctgctggtccaCGCACAACAGGAACTACGACTGTCATCCGCCCGCGGTCATCAATATACGATAGGAACCTTCATCGTGCAAGACACGATATCAGTGTGTCCAGCCTGAGCTTTCTGTTTATGGAAATGGTGTCGATGAACCTGAACCAGGCAAAAAGCCTGATCGAACTCGAGCGGAAATTAAACAATCTCGGATATTCCATAGGCACTAAAgtgctggagctggcctCGCTACGTGAAAACTTCAGTAACAACCTCACGTCGTCGGGAAAATCGAACATGTCAAAACGAGAAATCAAGGTCCTGGAGATTCTGCATTTCATTACTTCTGTTATATGGCCCAGTCTATTCGAAAAGCCGGCAGACAACCTGGAAAAATCGTCTGAGTCCAACTGTCAGTACATGATCATTGACAATGCTCCTGTCTTGATGAAATATATCTCTGTGCCCAAAGAATATGAAGGACTTAATTGCGAGGCCTTTGTGGCCGGCATAGTGGAAGGAATCCTTGACTCAACTTTCTTCAAGTGCGAGGTTAGTGCGCATACAGTCCCAGTGGACGGCCACCTCGGCCGAACAGTATATTTGATCAATTTCGATGAGGAGTTGATCGCGCGTGAAACTCAATAG
- a CDS encoding N-terminal acetyltransferase complex ARD1 subunit (Arrest-defective protein 1) yields the protein MAITIRQATIEDLEGMQNANLTNLPENYTMKYYLYHLLSWPQASFVATTTDPELDHQDRPSTHETKRDMQYVAPGEKIVGYVLGKMDDDPESEDKTPHGHVTSLSVMRTYRRMGLAEKLMRQCLYSLCENYDAKYVSLHVRKSNRAALHLYKDTLKFEVLSIEKSYYQDKEDAYYMKKNLVLSELVPSSFQGGVEDNLEEDLLESILEEGVGKLN from the coding sequence ATGGCCATCACCATCAGACAGGCCACCATCGAGGACCTCGAAGGCATGCAGAATGCCAACCTCACTAATTTGCCGGAGAACTACACAATGAAATACTATCTGTACCACTTGCTCTCGTGGCCCCAGGCATCGTTTGTGGCGACGACCACCGACCCCGAACTTGATCACCAAGATAGACCTTCAACGCACGAGACCAAGCGCGACATGCAGTACGTTGCTCCAGGAGAGAAGATCGTTGGCTATGTGCTTGGAAAAATGGATGATGACCCTGAATCGGAAGATAAAACCCCCCACGGGCATGTAACTTCTCTCTCGGTGATGCGCACGTATAGGCGCATGGGACTCGCAGAGAAGCTCATGAGGCAATGTTTATACAGTCTTTGCGAGAACTATGATGCAAAATATGTCTCTTTGCACGTTAGAAAGAGTAATAGGGCAGCATTGCATCTATACAAAGATACTCTCAAATTTGAGGTGTTGAGTATTGAGAAATCATATTACCAGGACAAGGAAGATGCGTACTATATGAAGAAAAATCTGGTGTTGTCGGAGCTTGTGCCGAGCTCATTCCAGGGAGGAGTCGAGGATAACTTGGAGGAGGACTTATTAGAAAGTATACTAGAAGAAGGGGTCGGAAAACTAAACTAG
- a CDS encoding Vacuolar protein sorting-associated protein 29 translates to MLILAIGDLHIPERAVDIPHKFKKLLQPTGKIQQVLCLGNVTNSQSTLEFLKSLSLDFQMVKGDLDQDYNLPLSLVFNHDKLKVGLVNGFQIVPKADPLSLLSQARLMDVDILIYGSTHKVEAYTLDGRFFVNPGSATGAFSTSKMDQEDVDTVEAYLAEVNGKKRQGDETKEEKKEEKKDANGKEKDQNGDMKEEEQPENSEPEKPVEIGEYMDPVPSFCLLDIQGSVCTLYLYTLIDGEVKVDKLTYRKDEQE, encoded by the coding sequence ATGCTCATTCTGGCCATTGGAGACTTGCACATTCCTGAGCGCGCAGTTGACATACCGcacaagttcaagaaactcTTACAGCCTACGGGGAAAATCCAGCAAGTTTTGTGTCTAGGGAATGTGACAAACTCACAATCGACGTTAGAATTTCTAAAGTCCTTATCACTGGATTTTCAGATGGTGAAAGGCGATCTCGACCAGGACTACAATCTTCCACTTTCGTTAGTCTTCAATCACGATAAACTCAAGGTTGGCCTTGTGAATGGGTTCCAAATAGTCCCTAAAGCGGACCCTTTGAGTCTGCTATCGCAGGCGCGACTGATGGACGTGGATATATTGATATACGGCTCGACACACAAGGTTGAGGCTTACACGCTTGACGGACGTTTTTTCGTCAACCCTGGTAGTGCCACTGGTGCCTTTAGTACGAGCAAGATGGACCAGGAGGATGTGGATACGGTGGAGGCATATTTAGCAGAGGTGAACGGAAAGAAACGGCAAGGAGACGAGACgaaagaggagaagaaagaggagaagaaagatgCTAATGGCAAGGAAAAAGACCAGAATGGCGACatgaaagaggaagagcagccagaaaatAGCGAGCCCGAGAAGCCTGTGGAAATCGGAGAGTACATGGATCCCGTTCCCAGCTTCTGTCTTTTGGACATCCAAGGCTCTGTGTGCACGCTGTATTTGTACACATTGATCGACGGTGAAGTAAAGGTGGACAAGCTGACCTACAGAAAAGATGAACAGGAATAA